In Streptomyces ambofaciens ATCC 23877, a single genomic region encodes these proteins:
- a CDS encoding pyridoxal phosphate-dependent aminotransferase — protein MQVIQSTKLANVCYEIRGPVLEEAMRLEAAGHRILKLNTGNPAAFGFECPPEILEDILRNVSTAHGYGDAKGLLAARRAVVMHNQTLGIETDVEHVFIGNGVSELIVMAMQGLLDDGDEVLVPAPDYPLWTAAVSLSGGTAVHYRCDEQSDWMPDLADVERKITDRTKALVIINPNNPTGAVYDEAMLRGLTDIARRHNLLICSDEIYDKILYDEATHTPTAAIAPDLLTLTFNGMSKAYRVAGYRVGWMSISGPRAHAESYIEGLTVLANMRLCANMPGQHGVVAALSGRQTINELVLPGGRLREQRDAAHEALTSIPGVTCVKPKGALYLFPRLDPKVFKIKDDRRMVLDLLRQEKIMVVQGTGFNWPEPDHFRVVTLPTAGDLREAVGRIGNFLDGYGQP, from the coding sequence ATGCAGGTGATCCAGTCGACCAAGCTCGCCAACGTCTGTTACGAGATCCGGGGGCCGGTGCTCGAGGAGGCGATGCGGCTGGAAGCGGCCGGGCACCGCATCCTCAAGCTGAACACCGGCAACCCGGCCGCCTTCGGCTTCGAGTGCCCGCCGGAGATCCTGGAGGACATCCTCCGCAACGTGTCGACGGCCCACGGCTACGGCGACGCGAAGGGTCTGCTGGCGGCGCGCAGGGCCGTCGTCATGCACAACCAGACCCTCGGCATCGAGACGGACGTGGAGCACGTCTTCATCGGCAACGGCGTCTCCGAGCTGATCGTGATGGCGATGCAGGGCCTGCTGGACGACGGGGACGAGGTCCTCGTCCCCGCGCCCGACTACCCGCTGTGGACGGCCGCCGTCTCCCTGTCCGGCGGCACGGCGGTGCACTACCGCTGCGACGAGCAGTCCGACTGGATGCCGGACCTGGCCGACGTGGAACGGAAGATCACCGACCGCACCAAGGCGCTCGTGATCATCAACCCGAACAACCCGACGGGCGCGGTCTACGACGAGGCGATGCTGCGCGGGCTGACCGACATCGCCCGCCGGCACAACCTGCTGATCTGCTCCGACGAGATCTACGACAAGATCCTGTACGACGAGGCCACGCACACCCCGACCGCCGCGATCGCCCCGGACCTGCTCACGCTCACCTTCAACGGCATGTCGAAGGCGTACCGGGTGGCCGGCTACCGGGTCGGGTGGATGTCGATCTCGGGGCCGCGCGCGCACGCCGAGTCCTACATCGAGGGCCTGACGGTCCTGGCGAACATGCGGCTGTGCGCCAACATGCCGGGGCAGCACGGCGTGGTCGCGGCGCTCAGCGGGCGGCAGACCATCAACGAGCTGGTGCTCCCGGGCGGGCGGCTGCGGGAGCAGCGGGACGCCGCCCACGAGGCGCTGACCAGCATCCCGGGCGTGACCTGCGTGAAGCCCAAGGGCGCGCTGTACCTCTTCCCCCGGCTCGACCCCAAGGTCTTCAAGATCAAGGACGACCGGCGGATGGTCCTGGACCTGCTGCGCCAGGAGAAGATCATGGTCGTGCAGGGCACCGGCTTCAACTGGCCCGAGCCCGACCACTTCCGGGTGGTGACCCTGCCGACGGCCGGGGACCTGCGCGAGGCGGTCGGCCGGATCGGGAACTTCCTGGACGGTTACGGCCAGCCCTGA
- a CDS encoding N-acyl-D-amino-acid deacylase family protein: MEELVIRDADVVDGSGADSYRADVVIDGGRIVSIVKEAAAAGCQRPKARQELDAEGLVLSPGFIDMHAHSDLALLRDPDHSAKAAQGVTLEVIGQDGLSYAPVDDRTLGEVRRAIAGWNGPGDDVDFDWRSVGEYLDRLDGGIAVNAAYLIPQGTVRALAVGWDDREATEAELEHMRRLVAEGMEQGAVGMSSGLTYTPGMYAKDAELTELCRVVASYGGYYCPHHRSYGAGALRAYEEMVELTREADCPLHLAHATMNFGVNKGKAPELLTLLDDALAAGADITLDTYPYTPGCTTLVAMLPSWASEGGPEQIMRRLADDDTAERIRHHIEEIGSDGCHGVPMEWDTIEISGTGDPAFGEYVGRTVLESARRRGETPWTVARNLLLADRLAPTILQHVGHEENVRAIMRHRVHTGGSDGILQGTKPHPRAYGTFPHYLGHYVRELGVLSLQECVAHLTSRPAARLRLPDRGLVREGYRADLVLFDPATVAAGSTYEDPRRLPTGIPYVLVDGRFVMRDGRRTDVLAGRSVRRSPR; encoded by the coding sequence ATGGAAGAGCTGGTCATCCGGGACGCGGACGTCGTCGACGGCTCCGGCGCCGACTCCTACCGCGCCGACGTCGTGATCGACGGCGGCCGGATCGTCTCGATCGTCAAGGAGGCGGCGGCAGCGGGCTGCCAGCGCCCGAAGGCCCGCCAGGAACTGGACGCCGAGGGCCTGGTCCTCTCCCCCGGTTTCATCGACATGCACGCCCACAGCGACCTGGCGCTGCTGCGGGACCCCGACCACAGCGCCAAGGCCGCGCAGGGCGTGACCCTGGAGGTCATCGGCCAGGACGGACTGTCGTACGCCCCGGTCGACGACCGCACGCTCGGCGAGGTGCGCCGCGCGATCGCCGGGTGGAACGGTCCCGGGGACGACGTCGACTTCGACTGGCGCTCGGTCGGCGAGTACCTGGACCGGCTCGACGGGGGCATCGCGGTCAACGCCGCCTACCTGATCCCGCAGGGCACGGTCCGCGCCCTCGCCGTCGGCTGGGACGACCGGGAGGCGACCGAGGCCGAGCTGGAGCACATGCGGCGCCTGGTCGCCGAGGGCATGGAGCAGGGCGCGGTCGGCATGTCCTCCGGGCTGACGTACACGCCGGGCATGTACGCCAAGGACGCGGAGCTGACCGAGCTGTGCCGGGTGGTGGCGTCGTACGGCGGCTACTACTGCCCGCACCACCGCTCCTACGGCGCCGGGGCGCTCCGGGCCTACGAGGAGATGGTCGAGCTGACCCGGGAGGCGGACTGCCCGCTGCACCTGGCGCACGCCACCATGAACTTCGGCGTCAACAAGGGCAAGGCCCCCGAACTGCTGACGCTGCTCGACGACGCGCTGGCCGCCGGGGCCGACATCACGCTCGACACGTACCCCTACACCCCCGGCTGCACCACGCTCGTGGCGATGCTCCCGAGCTGGGCGAGCGAGGGCGGCCCGGAGCAGATCATGCGGCGGCTGGCGGACGACGACACCGCCGAACGCATCCGGCACCACATCGAGGAGATCGGCTCCGACGGCTGCCACGGCGTGCCCATGGAGTGGGACACGATCGAGATCTCCGGCACGGGCGACCCCGCGTTCGGGGAGTACGTCGGCCGTACGGTCCTGGAGTCGGCCCGGCGGCGCGGCGAGACCCCGTGGACGGTCGCCCGGAACCTCCTGCTCGCCGACCGGCTGGCGCCGACCATCCTCCAGCACGTCGGCCACGAGGAGAACGTCCGCGCGATCATGCGGCACCGCGTCCACACCGGGGGCTCGGACGGCATCCTCCAGGGCACCAAGCCGCACCCGCGCGCCTACGGCACCTTCCCGCACTACCTCGGGCACTACGTGCGCGAGCTGGGCGTGCTGTCGCTCCAGGAGTGCGTCGCCCATCTCACCTCGCGCCCGGCGGCCCGGCTGCGGCTGCCCGACCGCGGACTGGTCCGCGAGGGCTACCGGGCCGACCTGGTCCTCTTCGACCCGGCCACGGTCGCGGCCGGCAGCACCTACGAGGACCCGCGCCGGCTTCCGACGGGCATCCCGTACGTGCTGGTCGACGGGCGGTTCGTGATGCGGGACGGGCGCCGGACGGACGTGCTGGCGGGACGCTCGGTGCGGCGGAGCCCGCGCTAG
- a CDS encoding amino acid deaminase, with amino-acid sequence MALDTGTEALARLVEEHVDHRFKGLPPDAAGLTVAELAGQRRNLFTDGFSTPVLALSAERLEHNLALMETYAARHGLAFAPHGKTSMAPQLFHRQIERGAWGITLAVPHQVWVARAFGIRRIFLANELVDAAALRRLAAELDADPDFRFVCYVDSVRGVGLMDAALSAAGATRPVDVVVELAAGEGARTGVRTEAECAAVADAVAGSRTLRLAGVAGYEGEVPGADPEKVHAWLRRLVALTVEFDAAGRFAGLEEIVLSAGGSAWFDAVADVFAEVPGLSLPVLKLLRSGAYVSHDDGHYREVTPFNRVPAEGALQPAFRLWTQVVSRPCAEQAFANAGKRDAAYDLDLPFPQVVRPVDGGPERPATGITVTGLSDQHAWLRTAPEAELEVGDWVGLGLSHPCTSFDKWQLIPVAEADGTVVDYIRTFF; translated from the coding sequence ATGGCCCTCGACACCGGCACCGAAGCCCTCGCCCGTCTGGTCGAGGAGCACGTCGACCACCGTTTCAAGGGCCTGCCGCCGGACGCCGCCGGCCTGACCGTCGCCGAGCTGGCCGGTCAGCGCCGCAACCTCTTCACCGACGGCTTCAGCACGCCGGTGCTGGCCCTCTCCGCGGAGCGCCTGGAGCACAACCTCGCGCTGATGGAGACGTACGCGGCCCGGCACGGCCTCGCCTTCGCGCCGCACGGCAAGACCTCCATGGCGCCCCAGCTCTTCCACCGCCAGATCGAGCGCGGCGCCTGGGGCATCACCCTGGCGGTGCCGCACCAGGTGTGGGTGGCCCGCGCCTTCGGCATCCGGCGGATCTTCCTCGCCAACGAGCTGGTCGACGCCGCCGCGCTGCGCCGGCTCGCCGCGGAGCTGGACGCCGACCCGGACTTCCGCTTCGTCTGCTACGTCGACTCCGTGCGCGGCGTCGGGCTGATGGACGCGGCGCTCTCCGCCGCGGGCGCGACCCGCCCGGTGGACGTCGTGGTCGAGCTGGCGGCCGGGGAGGGCGCCCGCACGGGCGTGCGCACGGAGGCCGAGTGCGCCGCCGTCGCCGACGCGGTGGCCGGATCGCGGACGCTGCGGCTGGCCGGTGTCGCCGGGTACGAGGGCGAGGTGCCCGGCGCCGACCCGGAGAAGGTGCACGCGTGGCTGCGCCGGCTGGTCGCGCTGACCGTGGAGTTCGACGCGGCCGGGCGCTTCGCCGGGCTGGAGGAGATCGTGCTGAGCGCGGGCGGCAGCGCCTGGTTCGACGCGGTCGCCGACGTGTTCGCGGAGGTCCCCGGCCTCTCCCTGCCCGTGCTGAAGCTGCTGCGCTCGGGCGCGTACGTCTCGCACGACGACGGTCACTACCGCGAGGTGACGCCCTTCAACCGGGTCCCCGCCGAGGGCGCGCTCCAGCCCGCCTTCCGGCTGTGGACCCAGGTGGTCTCCCGTCCCTGTGCCGAGCAGGCCTTCGCCAACGCCGGCAAGCGGGACGCGGCGTACGACCTCGACCTGCCCTTCCCGCAGGTGGTCCGCCCGGTCGACGGGGGGCCGGAGCGCCCGGCCACCGGCATCACGGTGACCGGCCTGTCCGACCAGCACGCCTGGCTGCGCACCGCCCCCGAGGCGGAGCTGGAGGTGGGCGACTGGGTGGGGCTCGGCCTGTCCCACCCGTGCACGTCCTTCGACAAGTGGCAGCTGATCCCGGTCGCGGAAGCGGACGGGACGGTCGTCGACTACATCCGTACGTTCTTCTAG
- a CDS encoding sugar kinase, translated as MTATGPTSTAPDVVDVVALGESMVTFLPSRPGRLADVPSFDRGIGGAESNVACVLAAAGHSARWVSRAGADGFGDHLVEAIGAYGVDVSAVRRDPDRPTGVYFRTAGDRATDAHEVAYYRAGSAASAMSVRNMDLDVIRSGRVLHLSGITPALSADCLDLMRELTARRPGRPLVSFDVNHRPGLWRGHTDGSRVLLELARGADLVFVGEDEAWGLGGPEAVRAALPEPELLVVKQGATGATAFHGTEVTSVPALTVDVVAAVGAGDAFAAGFLSATLRGLPVRERLRHGHLMAAAALTVPGDLAVPPARRPSVAPHGASPGAEGLEGPPPRRPFWIDHADRLAALDDDAWGTLRLGPGWTQAGERAEEEVRTP; from the coding sequence GTGACCGCCACCGGACCCACCAGCACCGCCCCCGACGTCGTGGACGTCGTCGCGCTCGGCGAGTCCATGGTCACCTTCCTCCCCTCCCGTCCCGGGCGGCTCGCCGACGTCCCCTCCTTCGACCGGGGCATCGGCGGTGCCGAGTCCAACGTGGCCTGTGTGCTGGCCGCCGCCGGGCACTCCGCGCGCTGGGTCAGCAGGGCCGGCGCCGACGGCTTCGGCGACCATCTCGTCGAGGCGATCGGCGCCTACGGTGTCGACGTCTCCGCCGTGCGCCGCGACCCGGACCGCCCGACCGGCGTGTACTTCCGCACCGCCGGGGACCGGGCCACCGACGCCCACGAGGTGGCCTACTACCGGGCGGGCTCGGCGGCCTCCGCGATGTCGGTGCGGAACATGGACCTCGACGTGATCCGCTCCGGACGCGTCCTGCACCTGTCCGGCATCACGCCCGCCCTCTCCGCCGACTGCCTGGACCTGATGCGCGAGCTGACCGCCCGCCGCCCCGGCCGGCCCCTGGTCTCCTTCGACGTCAACCACCGCCCCGGGCTGTGGCGCGGGCACACCGACGGCTCGCGGGTGCTGCTGGAGCTGGCCCGCGGCGCCGACCTCGTGTTCGTCGGCGAGGACGAGGCCTGGGGCCTGGGCGGACCCGAGGCCGTGCGCGCCGCCCTGCCCGAGCCCGAGCTGCTCGTCGTCAAGCAGGGCGCGACCGGCGCCACCGCCTTCCACGGCACCGAGGTCACCTCCGTCCCCGCCCTCACCGTCGACGTCGTCGCCGCCGTCGGCGCGGGCGACGCCTTCGCCGCCGGGTTCCTCTCCGCCACCCTGCGGGGGCTGCCGGTGCGCGAGCGCCTGCGCCACGGCCACCTGATGGCCGCCGCCGCCCTCACCGTCCCCGGCGACCTCGCCGTACCGCCCGCCCGTCGCCCGTCCGTCGCCCCGCACGGAGCCTCCCCGGGTGCCGAAGGCCTGGAGGGGCCCCCGCCGCGGCGCCCCTTCTGGATCGACCACGCCGACCGCCTCGCCGCCCTCGACGACGACGCGTGGGGGACACTGCGACTCGGCCCCGGCTGGACACAGGCCGGCGAAAGGGCCGAGGAGGAGGTACGCACACCATGA
- a CDS encoding IclR family transcriptional regulator translates to MSQTVDRALSILPLLAEGPADLGRVADRLGVHKSTALRLLRTLHEHGFVYRQSDQRYRLGARLIALAQEAMENLDVREIAHPHLVRLNESCGHTVHLAVYEENEVLYIDKVESRYPVRMYSRIGKPVAITVAAVAKLLLADLPESERRAVAEKLDYPLYTARSTPNADSFVKELAKVREQGWATDLGGHEESINCVAAPIRGADGRVVAAMSVSAPNVVVTADELLTLLPLVRRTADAISGEYSGRTPVQHPEHHPEKDTV, encoded by the coding sequence ATGAGCCAGACCGTCGACCGCGCGCTGAGCATCCTGCCGCTGCTCGCCGAGGGCCCCGCCGACCTGGGCCGGGTCGCCGACCGCCTCGGCGTCCACAAGTCCACGGCCCTGCGCCTGCTGCGCACCCTCCACGAACACGGCTTCGTCTACCGCCAGTCCGACCAGCGCTACCGCCTCGGCGCGCGGCTCATCGCCCTCGCCCAGGAGGCGATGGAGAACCTCGACGTCCGCGAGATCGCCCACCCCCACCTCGTACGCCTCAACGAGAGCTGCGGACACACCGTCCACCTCGCCGTCTACGAGGAGAACGAGGTCCTCTACATCGACAAGGTGGAGAGCCGCTACCCGGTCCGCATGTACTCGCGGATCGGCAAGCCCGTCGCCATCACCGTCGCCGCCGTGGCGAAGCTGCTGCTGGCCGACCTCCCCGAGAGCGAGCGCCGCGCCGTCGCGGAGAAGCTCGACTACCCCCTGTACACGGCCCGTTCGACGCCGAACGCCGACAGCTTCGTCAAGGAGCTGGCCAAGGTGCGCGAACAGGGCTGGGCCACCGACCTCGGTGGCCACGAGGAGTCCATCAACTGCGTCGCCGCCCCCATCCGGGGCGCCGACGGCCGGGTGGTCGCCGCGATGTCGGTCTCCGCGCCGAACGTCGTCGTCACCGCGGACGAACTCCTCACCCTGCTCCCGCTGGTGCGCCGTACGGCGGACGCGATCAGCGGCGAGTACTCCGGCAGGACCCCCGTGCAGCACCCCGAGCACCACCCCGAGAAGGACACGGTATGA
- a CDS encoding RidA family protein, which translates to MTDKTALTPATHTVPPAKFSHGVKKGNILQVAGQVGFLPHEEGKAPTPAGPTLREQTLQTLANVKAILEEGGASWDDVMMIRVYLTDVDHFAEMNEIYNAYFEEQGLTQAPAARTTVYVGLPAGLLIEIDALAVLG; encoded by the coding sequence ATGACCGACAAGACCGCCCTCACCCCCGCGACCCACACCGTCCCGCCGGCGAAGTTCTCGCACGGCGTGAAGAAGGGCAACATCCTCCAGGTCGCCGGCCAGGTCGGCTTCCTCCCCCACGAGGAGGGCAAGGCCCCCACCCCGGCCGGCCCGACCCTGCGCGAGCAGACCCTCCAGACCCTCGCCAACGTCAAGGCGATCCTGGAGGAGGGCGGCGCCTCCTGGGACGACGTGATGATGATCCGCGTCTACCTCACGGACGTGGACCACTTCGCCGAGATGAACGAGATCTACAACGCCTACTTCGAGGAGCAGGGCCTCACCCAGGCCCCCGCCGCGCGCACGACCGTCTACGTCGGGCTGCCCGCCGGCCTCCTCATCGAGATCGACGCGCTGGCCGTCCTCGGCTGA
- a CDS encoding GntP family permease, translated as MSYPSLQLAASAPAQTPPHTGGLLHLIDGTAGLLTVAAIGIALLLFLIIKVRLQPFVALLAVSIAVGLLAGLSVTELFGTVQKSDAVSTIESGMGGILGHVAIIIGLGTMLGAILEVSGGAQVLAGRLLGLFGEKRAPLAMGLTGLIFGIPVFFDVGIFVLAPIVYAAAKRSGKSILLYCLPLLAGLSMTHAFLPPHPGPVAAAGLLHVDLGWVILMGVVCGIPAVLAAWVFSAWIGRRIFVPVPQDMVEAAEEAKQAVIDEQTKAGVAPHESPVALGTVLGIIGTPLVLILAATFSSIALDPSTLRSVIEFFGNPFVALTIALFLAYYLLGIRRGWSRKSLETVSTASLKPVGNILLVVGAGGIFGAVLKASGVAQALSDTFNDVGLPVIVLAYLISLVLRVAQGSATVAIVTTAGIVAPLLAEGDHSQAFVALVIMAISAGSIFASHVNDGGFWMVAKYFGISERDTLKTWTVLESVLSVAGFVVAAVLSLFV; from the coding sequence ATGTCCTACCCGTCCCTCCAGCTCGCCGCCTCCGCACCGGCGCAGACCCCGCCCCACACCGGTGGCCTGCTCCACCTGATCGACGGCACCGCGGGCCTGCTGACCGTCGCCGCGATCGGCATCGCGCTGCTGCTCTTCCTGATCATCAAGGTGCGGCTCCAGCCGTTCGTCGCGCTGCTCGCCGTCTCCATAGCCGTCGGCCTGCTCGCCGGCCTGTCGGTCACCGAACTCTTCGGCACCGTCCAGAAGTCCGACGCCGTCTCCACCATCGAGTCCGGCATGGGCGGCATCCTCGGCCACGTCGCCATCATCATCGGCCTGGGCACCATGCTCGGCGCCATCCTCGAGGTCAGCGGCGGCGCCCAGGTACTGGCCGGCCGCCTGCTCGGTCTCTTCGGCGAGAAGCGCGCCCCGCTCGCCATGGGCCTCACCGGCCTCATCTTCGGCATCCCGGTCTTCTTCGACGTCGGCATCTTCGTCCTCGCGCCGATCGTCTACGCCGCCGCCAAGCGCTCCGGCAAGTCGATCCTGCTCTACTGCCTGCCGCTGCTCGCCGGCCTGTCGATGACCCACGCCTTCCTGCCGCCGCACCCCGGTCCGGTGGCCGCCGCCGGACTGCTGCACGTGGACCTCGGCTGGGTGATCCTCATGGGTGTCGTCTGCGGCATCCCGGCCGTGCTCGCCGCCTGGGTGTTCTCCGCCTGGATCGGCCGCCGCATCTTCGTGCCCGTGCCGCAGGACATGGTCGAGGCGGCCGAGGAGGCCAAGCAGGCCGTCATCGACGAGCAGACCAAGGCCGGCGTCGCGCCGCACGAGAGCCCGGTCGCCCTCGGCACGGTCCTCGGCATCATCGGCACCCCGCTGGTCCTGATCCTCGCCGCGACCTTCTCCTCCATCGCCCTGGACCCGTCCACCCTCCGCTCGGTGATCGAGTTCTTCGGCAACCCGTTCGTCGCGCTGACCATCGCCCTGTTCCTCGCGTACTACCTGCTCGGCATCCGGCGCGGCTGGTCCCGCAAGTCCCTGGAGACCGTCTCGACCGCCTCGCTGAAGCCGGTCGGCAACATCCTGCTGGTGGTCGGCGCGGGCGGCATCTTCGGCGCCGTCCTCAAGGCCAGCGGCGTCGCCCAGGCACTCTCCGACACCTTCAACGACGTCGGCCTGCCGGTGATCGTCCTCGCCTACCTGATCTCGCTGGTCCTGCGGGTCGCCCAGGGCTCGGCGACGGTCGCCATCGTGACGACGGCGGGCATCGTGGCGCCGCTGCTCGCCGAGGGGGACCACTCGCAGGCGTTCGTCGCCCTGGTCATCATGGCCATCTCGGCGGGCTCCATCTTCGCCTCGCACGTCAACGACGGCGGCTTCTGGATGGTGGCCAAGTACTTCGGCATCAGCGAACGGGACACCCTCAAGACGTGGACCGTGCTGGAGAGCGTGCTGTCGGTCGCCGGGTTCGTGGTGGCGGCGGTCCTCAGCCTGTTCGTGTAG